A DNA window from Candidatus Saccharimonadia bacterium contains the following coding sequences:
- a CDS encoding IS110 family transposase — protein MQAVTTIGLDIAKSVFQVHGVDAEGNVIIRRQLKRRYVLAFFQKLPPCLVGIEACASSHHWSRELRALGHRVRLMPPAYVKPYVKRQKNDATDAEAICEAVGRPNMRFVETKTTEQQGCLMLHRTRHLFIRQQTAVINAIRAHLAEFGIVAPVGRNGVDQLLGVVADANDKRLPAVARACVAALGAQLQMLKAQVLQFDRLIRAWHRSSEISKRLDEIPGVGPALATALVASVADPKAFRSGRDFSAWIGLVPKQNSSGGKERLGSISKRGDRYLRSLFTAGALAVIRYAKIHGTKHRPWLTALLARRPTKVAAIALANKLARMAWAMMARGERYREPAALAA, from the coding sequence TCGATGCAGAAGGCAATGTAATTATCCGCCGTCAACTGAAGCGCCGCTACGTTCTGGCATTCTTTCAGAAGCTGCCGCCGTGCCTGGTTGGCATCGAAGCATGTGCCTCTTCGCATCATTGGTCTCGTGAGCTCCGCGCGCTTGGCCACCGTGTTCGGCTCATGCCACCTGCCTACGTGAAGCCCTACGTCAAACGACAGAAGAACGACGCTACCGACGCCGAGGCCATTTGCGAGGCGGTAGGCCGGCCGAACATGCGGTTCGTCGAGACCAAGACGACTGAGCAGCAAGGCTGCCTGATGCTCCATCGCACGCGCCATCTCTTCATCCGCCAACAGACTGCGGTGATCAATGCTATCCGTGCTCATCTTGCCGAGTTTGGAATCGTTGCACCGGTCGGACGTAACGGGGTTGACCAACTACTCGGCGTCGTCGCCGATGCGAATGACAAACGATTGCCCGCGGTCGCACGTGCGTGTGTTGCCGCTCTAGGCGCCCAACTGCAGATGTTGAAGGCACAGGTCCTCCAGTTCGATCGCTTGATCAGAGCCTGGCACCGCTCCAGCGAGATAAGCAAACGGCTCGATGAGATTCCCGGCGTCGGCCCGGCGCTGGCGACCGCCCTGGTTGCCAGCGTTGCAGATCCGAAAGCTTTCCGATCAGGGCGGGACTTCTCGGCATGGATCGGGCTCGTGCCAAAGCAGAACTCGAGCGGGGGGAAGGAGCGGCTCGGCAGCATCAGCAAGCGAGGCGATCGCTATCTGCGCAGCCTGTTCACGGCGGGCGCACTCGCCGTGATCCGCTATGCCAAAATCCATGGCACCAAACATCGGCCATGGCTCACCGCGTTGTTGGCGCGGCGACCCACAAAGGTCGCGGCCATCGCGCTGGCCAACAAGCTCGCCAGGATGGCATGGGCGATGATGGCGAGAGGTGAGCGGTACAGAGAACCTGCCGCGCTCGCGGCGTAA